In Macrobrachium rosenbergii isolate ZJJX-2024 chromosome 6, ASM4041242v1, whole genome shotgun sequence, a genomic segment contains:
- the LOC136839837 gene encoding uncharacterized protein produces MATSVYPLTTSHGKSSSELIPFPPSPHPPPLTHTHTHPLTPPPPPPPPLPPHPPPPSIHFLSTPPPLLPTSSPPPSPPVSPPPPLPLPPPPLPQPLTSQYLLTLPKCRAASISYSPGLSFNSRGAELSRPVTSSSPTSNSVADQTKFQPPFPHDIPNFSLLLATIDQISASSSPRQTKFQPPSPHARPNFYILLPTTYQISASFSPRQTKLQPLSPHDRPNFSLLLPTTDQISASSSPRQTKFQSPLPTTDQISHSFSPRQTKFQPPPPHDRPNFSFLLPTTYQISASSSPRQTKFQPPPPHDRPNFSLLLPTTDQISASFSPCQTKFLHPSPDDRPNFSLLLPTTDQISASFSPRQTKFQPPSPHDRPNFSLLLPTTDQISVSSSPRQTKFHTPSPHDRRNSSLLLLTTDQISAFFSPRQTKFQPPPPHDRPNFSLLLPMTDHISASSSPRQTKFQPSSRNDRPNFSVLLPTTDQISASFSPRQTKFHRTFRKKGGWGP; encoded by the exons CTGATTCCTTTTCCTCCatcccctcatcctcctcctcttactcatACTCATACTCATCCTctcacacctcctcctcctcctcctcctcctctcccacctcatcctcctcctccatctatTCATTTCCTCTCCACACCGCCTCCTCTTCTTCCCACTTCCTCTCCTCCACCATCTCCCCCTgtttcacctcctcctccccttcctcttcctcctcctcctcttccccaacCTCTCACCTCCCAATACCTCTTAACTCTTCCAAAGTGCCGAGCAGCATCTATATCTTACTCTCCCGGTCTGTCATTCAACTCTCGGGGAGCTGAGCTGTCTCGCCCCGTGACGTCATCATCACCAACGTCGAACTCCGTCGCCGATCAA ACCAAATTTCAGCCTCCTTTTCCCCACGACATACCAAATTTTAGCCTCCTTCTCGCAACGATAGACCAAATTtcagcctcctcctccccacGACAGACCAAATTTCAGCCTCCTTCTCCCCATGCCAGACCAAATTTCTACATCCTTCTCCCGAcgacataccaaatttcagcctccTTCTCCCCACGACAGACCAAATTACAGCCTCTTTCTCCCCACGACAGACCAAATTTCAGCCTCCTTCTCCCCACGACAGACCAAATTtcagcctcctcctccccacGACAGACCAAATTTCAGTCTCCTCTTCCCACGACAGACCAAATTTCACACTCCTTCTCCCCACGACAGACGAAATTccagcctcctcctccccacGACAGACCAAATTTCAGCTTTCTTCTCCCCAcgacataccaaatttcagcctcctcctccccacGACAGACCAAATTtcagcctcctcctccccacGACAGACCAAATTtcagcctcctcctccccacGACAGACCAAATTTCAGCCTCCTTCTCCCCATGCCAGACCAAATTTCTACATCCTTCTCCCGACGACAGACCAAATTTCAGCCTCCTTCTCCCCACGACAGACCAAATTTCAGCCTCTTTCTCACCACGACAGACCAAATTTCAGCCTCCTTCTCCCCACGACAGACCAAATTtcagcctcctcctccccacGACAGACCAAATTTCAGTCTCCTCTTCCCCACGACAGACCAAATTTCACACTCCTTCTCCCCACGACAGACGAAATTCCAGCCTCCTTCTCCTCACGACAGACCAAATTTCAGCTTTCTTCTCCCCACGACAGACTAAATTtcagcctcctcctccccacGACAGACCAAATTTCAGCCTCCTTCTCCCCATGACAGACCATATTtcagcctcctcctccccacGACAGACCAAATTTCAGCCTTCTTCTCGCAACGACAGACCAAATTTCAGCGTCCTTCTCCCCACGACAGACCAAATTTCAGCCTCCTTCTCCCCACGACAGACCAAATTTCATCGCACCTTTCGCAAGAAAGGTGGCTGGGGACCATGA